A region of the Prevotella intermedia ATCC 25611 = DSM 20706 genome:
TTGGCAAAAGCACAAAAGCTTTTCCAAATGCAGCAGTTCGACCAAGCTCTCAAGGGTTTCCAAAAGGTTCAAAGCGATTATAGCAGCACCGATGCAGGCAACCTCGCTAACCTTTATGTTGGTCTTTGCTATGCACACCAAGAAAAACCAAACTGGACAAAGGCATTGGAATACGTGCAGAAGTTCTCTACTTCAAACGACCAAATCATCAGTCCTGCATCGCAAATGGCTCTTGGCGACATCTACGCCAACAACAACCAGAACGACAAGGCTGTTGAAAGCTTCAAGAAGGCTGCCGATATGGCAAATGCAAAAGGCTTCGAGGGCATTAACCTCAGCGTTGCACCATTGGCTTTGAGAAAGGCAGGCATCATTCTTGAAAGCCAGGGCAAGAAGGCTGACGCATTGAAGATTTATCAGGAGATTAAGTCTAAGTATGTTAATTCTCCTATGAGCCAAGACATCGATAAGTATATCGAACGCGCAAGCAACTAATCTGATATAGGAAATGTCTACAGCATTACACAATTTATCAGATTACGACCTCACTTCCGTACCCGATGCCAGCAATATGTGCTTCGGCATCGTGGTATCTGAATGGAACCCAGAAATAACGGGAGCACTCCTTGACGGTGCAGTGAAGACGCTTGAGAAGCACGGAGCAATTCCCGAAAACATTCACGTGAAAACCGTTCCTGGCAGTTTTGAGCTTGTTTACGGTGCCCACCAAATGACATTGAACGGCGGATACGATGCCATCATCATACTCGGAAGCGTCATTCGTGGCGAAACGCCCCACTTCGACTACATCTGTCAAGGTGTAACTTATGGCATTTCGCGTCTCAATGCAAGCTGCGAAATCCCTGTAATATACGGACTTCTCACCACCGACGACCTGCAACAGGCAAAGGATAGAAGTGGTGGTAAGCACGGAAACAAAGGCGATGAATGCGCAATAGTAGCCATAAAGATGGCTAAGTTCTAAAGGAAAAGTCAGCAACGACACAATGAAACTAAAAGAATACTTCCAAGCATACGAGTTTGAAGAAATCTTTCCATACATCGGACTGATGTATCCGAAGGCACGCAACCAGCGCAAAGCCTTCCAGCATGCTTACGACTTGCTGTTGGACATCAAGCCTGTTGCAACGAAAAAGTACATTCATTACCAGCTTATGGAAGACCCCGACACGAACGAAATGTTCTTCGGTGCCGACGACAGCAACTTCAACGGCCCTTGGGACGTGCTGTTGGGAAAAGATGTACGCATCGACCCGAAAGTCGATTTATCGAAAGAAGAGATTGTAGCCAACTGCCTGCTGAACACCATTCTTATAGGGCGTCCGCCTAAGCAGTTCGAGTCTGACTACAACTTTATACGCCGATAAGCAAACGAAACAAAAGAAAAAGTATATGTAAAAAAGGCATTCCAATGGGTATTGGAATGCCTTTTTATGTTGTTATATCATGTATCCTATACGCAAAATGAGTTCAGTAGAAATTTAATAGAGCTATTCTCATTTTATTATTCAAGCTGAACAATTTTGTAAAGAAACTCTCAGTGAATTTTATCCTTCAATCCGATAATACACGTCTTTGCTACCGTCCTTACGTGGTACAATCCTTATTTCCACCGTCTTATCAGCAGGTAGTTGTGTGGATAACTTAGAAGCAAGTTTTAATGCTTGCAGTTTACCGTTGATATTTCCAGCAAAAGTCCAACCTTCGTTCTCCATTTCTATTTTAGTTTTCTCATTATTATCTTTTACAATGTTATCATTTCCAGCATTCAGAACCTTATAAAGACTTTGACCTAAAATGAATTGCTCCTCATTACAAATTAGGCTTTCTTTAGTTGCACAGTCGTAAATAAAGTAAACTGGGTTAGAAACAGCTTGTTCTATAGCAGTTACTAAAGAATAAGTAAATTCAGAAGTTTGTTTTTCTGTAACTGTAACTTGTGTTTCGGGCATAGTTTGAATATCGTCTAACTCATCATTGGTTGAACATCCCCCAAATGTTAGACATACTCCAAATGCACAAATTGAAAATAATTTTTTAGTGTTCATAAGATTGATTTTTGATGATTTAAATAGTTAAAGCAAAGATATAAAAAAATATTTATTTAGATGATAAAATTCATTATAAAAACATATAATTAACTATTAGAATAAAAATACGTTATGTCTTTAACGAAATTAAACAATTTTCCTTTATCAATCATTATCAAGTGTTAGATACATTACTCTATTGGAGAGCTATTAGTTAGTTTTTTAAAAGGTATTCCAACACCCATTGGAATGCCTTTTTTCGTTGTCCTGATTTCTGTTCAGTACCAAGAAAGCGAGGCTTTCTCACCGTATGATATAAGCGAAAAACAGACAATAAAGGTGTAAATATTTTTCACAAGCGTATCTGTTGTGTAACTCGCTTGTTATCAATGCATTGTAAAACCTATTGTTTTGCGTTCCAAAAGCGTAGGTTTTGCACGGTAAAAGCGGCTCTTTTGCCGTCCAAAAGAGCCGCTTTCGCAATGCCAAATCGAAATTAGCGTTTTTCCTACGAATAATCTTTACAAAACTAAAGCTATTCTCAACTTCTGTCGTAGAAATTCTAGAAAGTTCTAGTTTTCCTAGAATTTCTAGATAAACCTGCTTGTTCTTCACTGTTAGGAACATGGTACCCCCCACCCCAACATATAAAAAACGCTTTCGTTCAGCTTACATTGTTTCTGCTGCATGGTACGAACTGCGCACCAACGGACCACTCACTACGTGCTTAAAGCCTTTTGCCAATCCTATCTTCTTGTATTCCTCGAACTGCTTCGGACTGATGTAGGCAGCTACGGGCAGGTGTTTCGATGTTGGTTGGAGGTACTGTCCCAATGTCAGACGCTTGCAGCCAGTGGCAAGAATATCGTCCATCGTTTCCAAAATCTCCTCGTGTGTTTCGCCCAAGCCCAGCATAAAGCCTGTTTTTGCCTGCACACCGTTGCGCGCAATCTCTGCCAACACCTCCAAACTGCGGTCGTATTGTGCCACGCTACGCACCGAAGGAGTCAGTCGGCGAACGGTTTCCATATTGTGCCCACACACGTGTGGCTTTGTTGCCAGCACCTTCTGTATCAGCTCTTTCTTGCCCATAAAGTCGGGTATCAGCAGTTCTATCTTCGTGTCGGGGTTCAGTTGCTGCACGGCTTCCACGGTTTTCACCCAATGGTCGGCACCATAGTCAGGCAGGTCGTCGCGGTCTACCGATGTTATCACGGCATAACGCAGGTTCAAAGCCTTTATCGACTCTGCCACGTGCTGCGGTTCGTGTGGGTTCAAAGCGTTGGGGCGACCGCTCAATGTGTTGCAGAACTTACACTTGCGGGTGCATATTTCGCCCCCTATCATAAGTGTTGCGGTGCGTGCTGCCCAACATTCTGTGCGGTTGGGACATAGTCCGCTCGTGCAGATAGTATTCATGTGGTGGCGTGCGAGAATGCCCGCCGTTTCGCCAGACGACTTTTTCGAGGTAAGATTTATCTTCAACCAATCGGGCTTCATCACGTGTGGCGGACGTCCAAAGAGCAGGCGTAGGAATTGTTCTGTCGTGAAATTGCGAATCACGTTGCCCATTTCCACACCCTCAATCGCTGCTGCTACCGCTTCGCGTGTGAAATCTACGCCGTGCAAAAGGTCGAGCAACTCACGGTCGAGGTCGCCCGAAAGGAAGTAATCGCCCATCAGATTAATGTTCACAATCTTCTGGTTCTTCAGTTCTATGTGAGCCTGAATGGTGCCCACATCGGCAAAACGCTTTTTCCGAACCTCCGTATATTTCGGGTTTTTGCCATATGTGAAGTCGTCAGAAGCAAGTTCCTTTTCTATTTCTTCGATATGTTTCATATCGTCGGCAGTCAGTTCCAACACCTCGTCGCCGCACATATACTTGCGTACGTAGTCCATAAACGCCTCGATGCTGAGGTCGGTATGGTTGCCCACATTGCCTACACGCTGGCTCACCGACGCCACTCCCTTGCTCTGCAACTTCTCTTTTGCGGGTGTCAGTGCTTGTGCAAGATGCTCCAATTCTGTACTGAACAAGAGCGAATTGTGCAACACGCTGCGTCCTTTCAGTCGGTAGAAGGCACTTCCTGCAACCTTCTTTCCCTCCACGAGAATATCGTTTCTGCCTGATAGTTCAGTGTTTATGCCAAGGCTTTTTATCATATCGGCAATGCCCTGCATATACTCTACGAAGGCATGATTTACGTTTTCGGCAAACGAAATGTAGGAGAATTGCATACAACCCTTGTCGGCATAGATGCAGCCTCCACCACTTTTACGGCGGAAAATATGTATGCCGTTGCGCTTGCAGTAGTCTATGTTCACTTCGTTTTCAGTCAGCTGGTTGCGTCCAAGCATCACCGTAGGCTCCACACGCCACGCCATAAAGTAGTCGTCATCGGTGTATGTGCGTGCCACATATTCCTCTACGGCAAAGTAGAAAGGCAACTGAGGGGTTGTTTTTCGTTCAGGAATGATGATATATTTCATTGTTTAGACCTATATTTTTTATGTTTGTCGGTGGCTTTTCCCACCTTATTATATATATGTACCCACTCGTTGGGCGGCAAAAGCCGATGCTTCTCCACCGCAATCGAGGGCTTGCAAATTTACGAAAAAATATTGGTTCGGGCGAGCGTGGTAGTGTTTTTATTGCCAACCGTAGCATTTCCCTCCATTAAAAAAGCAAAAATGCTTCAATAAAAGAAATCTTTTTCCTACCTTTGCTTAATAGTTTGTGGTCAGTAGCGAGCAAGATGGCTGAAGTATAGACAAACTTCTATCTTTGTCGACGAATATCTGATGAGATTGAAAATTACGTCGGAAAGGATTAAACAAACGAATGATGAAGAAACTACAACAGATTTTAATGCTTGCCACCTGTATGCTTGTGCTGATGGTGGCAGCCATTCAGCGTGATGGAAAAGTATGGGGGCGCAGCATAAAAACGTTGCTTGCCGACAGCGTGAAGACCGCAAAGGTAGACACAATGCGCACGCTCGACGATGGTACAAAGGTGATAAACACCACCGAACTGGGCAAAGACATCGTAGGATATAGCGGTGCTGTGCCGTTGGACATATATATAAAAGATGGCAAAGTAGTGCAGGTGAAGGCGTTGAAGAATGCTGAAACACCCGAATTCTTCGAGCAAGTGAAGCCGTTGCTTACGAAATGGAACGGCAAAACCATCGAACAGGCACAGGCATTGAAGGTAGATGCCGTCAGTGGTGCAACATTCTCGTCGCACGGTATCATCGGAAATATGCACCGAGGATTGGCTTATGCCGCGAAGAAAGCAATAGAACCGACCATATTAGAGCAGATGAACCTTGATGCAAAGGCTGTGGCAGGACTTCTCGTGGTGCTCTTGGCTGCCACCATTCCGCTGTTCTATCGCAGCAAACGCTACCATACGGTGCAGCTTTTGCTCAACGTGGTGGTGTTGGGATTTGGTTGTGGCACCTTCCTTTCGTGGACTTTGTTCATCAATTTTATGTCGAGCGGCATTAATTTCTGGGCTTCTCTCGTACCGATTATTATGCTGATAACGGCTTTTGCCTACCCTCTTTTCGGCAAGAAGAACTACTATTGCACGAATGTATGCCCTTGCGGAGCGTTTCAAGACTTAGCCGCAAAGACGAAAAACAAGAAGTGGCGTATGGGCGCAAATACGGTGAAGCGGTTGAATGCTTTCCGAAAACTCCTTTTTGCAGTGCTGTTGGTGCTCACGCTTAGTGGTATTTGGTTTGAGTGGATAGACTACGAGGTGTTCTCAGCCTTCATTTTCCAAACTGCCTCTGTGTTCGTTTTGGTGCTCGGCGGTGTGGTGGCAGTCCTCTCTTTCTTCGTCCCACGTCCCTATTGCCGCTTTGTTTGTCCTACGGGAACATTCTTCAAGATAGCCGAACACCGTTAGGCGATAGCAAGGAATAAACAGAATAGAAACAATAAAGGTAGGGCAAAATCTAATCTTGCCCTACCTTTTGCTTTATGCTTGTTGCTGCTTTAAACCATCTTATCTATATGGAAAGAATGTTATAAAAGTGTAAATATTTTTTCAGAGCGTCGCCATCGCATAACTGTTTCATTATCAACGCTTTTCAAAACCTATTGTTTCGCATTGTAAAAGAGCCGCTTTTGCACGGTAAAAGCGGCTCTTTTGGCGTGCAAAACCTACGCTTTTGCAATGCCAAATCGAAACTATCGTTTTTCTTCAGAATTATCTTTACAAAACAACAGCGGTTTTTCCATGCTTCAGCTAATAATTCCCAATGGTTTCCAAAAGAACTATAATGTCTATGCTCCTAGAATATCTAAGATTCCTAGAAATTCTATAACCACCTGCCATTCCCTAATACGACTCCCCCTCATTAGGGAACGTCTGCTCCTTCACACACTTCATATAATCAGCAATTCCCTCGCTCATACACTTGCTAACATCAGCAAAAACGCGCAGAAACTTCGGCTTAAATCCATGTGTCATACCCATTGCATCGGCATAAACCAGCACTTGTCCGTCGGTTTCGTTGCCTGCACCTATTCCGATTGTAGGGGCTTCTATTTGCTTCGACACTTCAGCTGCCAGCTTGTGTGGCACTTTCTCCAACACCAAAGCGCACACTCCAGCTTCGTCTAATAACTTTGCATCGCTCAATAGTTTAGCTGCTTCTGATTCGTCCTTTGCTCTAACGCTATAACCACCGAACTTATGCACACTTTGAGGGGTCAGCCCAAGATGCCCCACCACAGGAATGCCCGCTGCGAGAATACCTTTTATGGTGTCTATAATCTCGCTACCACCTTCCAGTTTCACGGCATCTGCACCACTCTCCTTCATGATACGAATGGCGTTGCGCACACCTTCGTCGCGGTTTATCTGATAGCTGCCAAACGGCATGTCGCATACCACGAAGGCGTGGCTGCATGCTTTTGCCACCGATTTGGCATGATAAATCATCTCGTCTATGGTGATGGGCAAAGTGTCATCGTTACCGCACATTACGTTCGATGCCGAATCGCCTATCAAAATACTGTCGATACCCGCTTCGTCGAAAATCTTTGCCGTCGTGTAGTCGTAGGCTGTAATCTGCGCAATCTTCTCTCCGGCAACCTTCATCTCGCGGAGTGTCTTTGCCGTTATCTTCTTTTTGTCTGTTGATAAATAACCCATTATGGTTTCTATGTTTTATTATCACTCTGTCAGCTTGTAGCCAACAAAGTTTGGTATTACTTCTTTTGTAAATTCTTTGATACTTTCTACCGAGTTTGTAGTTGATAGTCCAATTACTTGTGCCTTAGCAGCAAGACCTGAACGCAATCCGTTAAAGCTATCCTCGAATACGATACAGTCGGTTGGTTCTACGCCCAATGCACGGGCAGCAGTAAGGTATCCGTCGGGCGAAGGCTTGCTTTCGTGGAAGTCTTCAGCAGTAAACACGGCATCGAAAAGTTGCTTGAACGTTGCGTGTTGGCGGTAAACGTTTTCCATCTTCGATTTATTGGAACTCGTTACTATTGCGGTTTTTACACCTTTTTGCTTCAACTGTTGCACGAAGTCTGTCAAACCGTCTACATACGTGTACTGCATTTGCCGTTCATATTCGTCCAATCGGCGTGTTATCTCTGCCTGTCGGTCGGGCTGTTCCGCAAAATAACGGTCGTAAATCTGTGTGAGTGTCTGCCCTTTTATCTTTAGTTCCAAACCTTGTTCTGCAGGATAGAACTCTTTAAAGATACCTCCCCAGAACACGGTATAAAGCGGTTCGGTATTGAAAACCACTCCATCTAAATCGAAAAGACACGCTTTTATCATTTTCTTTATATTGTTATAATCGTTGTGCAAAGTTACGAAAGTTTTTTGTAACTTTGTCCCATTAATATGGTAAAGAAGAGTTTTATATGCCTTTCGGTCGTTGCTGCCGCTTGTTTCTTCGTAATAAGCTGCACCGAAAAGAAAGCTAAACCGCAGTTGGCTGTGCCTGTTGATAAGGTAACAATGGACACAACCATAAGTTTCAGCAAAGACGAAGCGTGCAAAATACACATCAACTATGCCTTTCTGAAAGGCAATGAGTATGCCGTAGCCAACGATTCGTTGCTGCGTATGGGCACTTTGCAGCCCAATTACTTTGCTACAAGCCTCGAACGGCTTACGCCACAGCGTGTCATTTCGGAATTAGTACGTCGTTATGGTAAAGAATACATAGAGTTGGCACGCTGGTTGAAAGACCGTGAACACGAGAAAAGCCAACTCAACTGGGCACTCAACATCGATACGCGCATACTTCCGAGCAGGGATAACATCATAGTTTATATCTCCGACATTGCGATAAAAACGGGCGAAACCACCACGAAATATTCGCTGTGCTTCAATATCGACCCCAAAACAGGCAGGCAGATAACGCTGAAAGAAGCCTTTGGAGACGATTATAACGAAACACTGACGAAGAAAATCATAGCACAGATGGCGAAAAACTACGATTGGGACGACGACAATGCGGCACAAGCGCAAAGCAAAGGTTACTTTGTGGGCATCAAGCTTTATCCTTCTGCCAACTTCATACTTCACGAAGACTCCACAACCTTTGTGTATTCGGCAGGCGAAATCAACTCAAAAGAAGTGCGTGTAACGATAGATAACTAATTAAGAAACAGATATGATAGACGTTATAACTAAATATTTTCCCGAGATAACAGCGAGACAGCGAGAGCAGTTCGCAGCTTTGTACGACCTATATGTAGATTGGAATGCAAAGATAAATGTTATTTCGCGCAAGGATATTACCAATTTATACGAGCACCACGTGCTCCATTCGCTTGCCATTGCAAAGTTCATACGTTTCAAGGACGGCACAAACGTACTCGATTTCGGCACTGGCGGTGGCTTTCCAGGTATTCCTTTGGCGATAATGTTCCCTAATGCGAACTTCAAAATGATTGACGGCACAGGCAAAAAGATAAAGGTAGCAACAGAAGTGGCGAACGCTATTGGCTTGGAAAACGTACTTCCGCAACACAAACGTGGAGAGGAAGAGAAGGGAAAGTTCGACTTTATCGTATCAAGAGCAGTGATGCCGCTGCCCGATTTAATGAAAATAGTGCGCAAGAACATCGCAAAAGACAACCACAATGCACTCGAAAATGGTGTCATTGTGCTGAAAGGAGGCAACCTTAACGAAGAGTTGCAACCCTTTAGTAAGGTTGCTATCGTGGAAAACCTATTGCAATGGTTCACGGAAGCGTGGTTCGAGGAAAAGAATTTGATATATGTTCCTCGTGTTTAATGTATTTATAGTTGTTCGTTAAAGTAAATAAGAAGACTCAATAAACTAAAAAATATGGTACAAGTAAAGCGGTTTGTGTTCAATATGATAGAAGAAAACACCTACATTCTATGGGACGACAGCTTGGAATGCGTCATCATTGACTGCGGTGCTTTCTATGAAGAGGAACGCCAAACAATTGTAAACTTCATCAAGGAGAATAATCTGAAGCCTGTGCATTTGTTGGCAACACACGCTCATCTCGACCACAACTTCGGCATAAACACCATAAACGATGCTTTCGGTTTGCTGCCCGAAGTGTCTGAAAAAGACGCTCCAGCATTGCGTTCGCTCAAAGAACAGGCGCAAAATATGTTCGGAATGCAGCTAAACTACGACTTTCCACCTGTTGGAAACACTTTCAAGGCAGGCGAAACGATAAAGTTCGGGCAACACGAACTTGCGATTATCAATACCCCCGGACACACTCCTGGTGGTGTAACGTTCTACTGTAAAGAAGAGAACATAGCCTTTACGGGCGACACACTCTTCCGTGGCAGCGTGGGAAGAACCGACTTTGAAGGTGGCAGTATGTTTCAATTAATCAGCAGCTTGAGAGAATTATCGCAACTTCCTGATAATACAGTTGTTTATTCGGGGCACGGAGAGCAGACAACAATAGGCTACGAGTTGGCACACAACCCCTATATGGACCGATAAAAGTATGGCAACGGTGCAGCAACGACCCTCGAAAATAATCCTTGGCATCGACCCTGGAACCAACGTTATGGGCTATGGCGTTATCCGAACGCAAGGAAACAAAGCCGAAATGGTGGTGATGGGCGTTATTGATATGCGCAAAGAGAAAGACGTATATTTGCGATTGGGCAAGATTTTCGAGCGTGTTACGGGCATCATCGAAGAGTATTTGCCCGATGAAATGGCGATAGAAGCCCCCTTCTTTGGCAAGAATATCCAGTCGATGTTGAAGTTAGGGCGTGCTCAAGGGGTAGCCATTGCAGCTGCCATACAGCGCGATATTCCCATTCACGAGTATGCACCGCTGAAGATAAAGATGGCTATAACGGGCAACGGTGCAGCGTCGAAAGACCAAGTTGCAGGAATGCTTCAGCGTTTGTTGCACCTGCAAGACAACGAAATGCCGCAGTTTATGGACGCAACCGACGCTCTTGGAGCCGCCTATTGCCATTTCCTGCAATCGAACCGCCCCGAAACCGATGCCAAACATTATGGGTCGTGGAAAGATTTCGCAGTAAAAAACAAGTCAAGAATTAGCAACAAGTAAGTACGTAATTAGTAATAAATAACATACAACATTTTCAAGAATTAAACGTTTCGTTCGTTTTTACGTAAAAAGATATGTATTTTTGCATTTAAAGAAATAAGATAATAATAAAATTCAAGTATAATGATTAGATTTAAGAAAACAGCTTTGGCACTCGCTGCCTTGGCATTCACAGCCACAACTTATGCACAAAAGCCACAGCGTGTGTACGAACAGATTTACAGAAGCTCATATAAAGTAGCTTCCGACAAGAAAGAAGACACCGAAGTACGTAAGATTGCATCGTTCAAGGTAGACGCTATCGGCTATCTGAAAACAAAGACTTTGGAAGCACTTTCTGCTCCCCAAACAAAACTAACAGCTAAAGAAATCGCACGTTTGAACAGTCGGTTGGACTCAATGGCTTACTATATGTACGACTATGTGAACCTTTATTTGAAGAGTTACGCAAAGGCGACAACAGAAAGAGAGCGGAACCGCATAAAGAAGATATTTCGTGAAGCCAGCATAAACAACCCATTGTATGGCGACGAGAACGACGATATTATCTTGGCATACTACAATCGCGAGGACTACCCTACTCAATTCTCGCTCGACACCAATTGGATTGCTGCGCTTGTAGAAGTGAAAAAGCTGCTGAAATAAATATTCAACGGCAACCGATTCTTAAAGTTGATTCCTCCCTGTTGCTGAATATAGGCTGAGAAAACTTGCTTGGAATGGTTGCTGAAAGTTGCTTTAGTATTGCAGATACATAGATTTTATGCTGCGTAGTGGCAGGTAGGGGTGCGATAAACCGCACCCCTAACACCGAAGAGACAGCAGTGTTATCTAGAAAATCTAGGAAACTAGAACTTTCTAGAAATTCTAAGACAGAACTTGAAAACAGCTTTAGTTCTGTAAAAATAATTCGTAGGAAAAACCATAATTTCGATTTGGCATTGCGAAAGCGGCTCTTTTGCGATGCAAAACCTACGCTTTTAGCGTGCAAAACAGCCGCTTTTAGAATGCAAAACAATAGGTTTTGCAAAACGTTGATAGCAAGATAGTTATGCGACAGTTAAACTTGCGAAAAATATTTACAGCTATATACCCTTCTTTTCATTCGTAAAATAGGTTGTATCCATTCATTTTCAATTGTTCCATTGTTGTGCTTATAGGAAGTACTTACGTACCTATAAAATAAAAGCCCCACTTACTTCTATCAGCAAATGGGGCCTTACTCTAAACCAATAAAAATGTTTAGCCGTACTAATCAAAAACTAAATACCAAATCTTAATTAAGTATGTTAAGGGGAAAAAGCCTATAACCTTTATACTAACTAATTGCCTTTGATATTCTCAATCATCAACTTTACTTATCACTACTAATACTATTACATTGCAAAGATACTGCTTTCAGACAATATTAGTAGAAAGAAAGTGGAATAAATACAGCTTATATGAAGTCAAACGATTGCACTATGAACGGCGGTCGGCTATTCTTTCATAACCTCCTGACGAACCGTTCATAGCCTTTAACGAATCGTTGCTATGTTCTTGACAATTTATTTTGTGCGGTATTGTGGACGGAGTTCCACTTTGGGAACTTTCATAGTGTCGCCTGCAGACATCGTTGTGGCATTGTTCAACACTTGGAAATAGCCCACCATGTCGGGACCAAGTGCCCTACGACTGTACGATTGCATGGTCTGACC
Encoded here:
- a CDS encoding tetratricopeptide repeat protein, producing MVNKKAEGTYEETLNKSEAFFVKYGKTAIIAIVAVLVVVAAFFLYRTYVSEPREAEASTELAKAQKLFQMQQFDQALKGFQKVQSDYSSTDAGNLANLYVGLCYAHQEKPNWTKALEYVQKFSTSNDQIISPASQMALGDIYANNNQNDKAVESFKKAADMANAKGFEGINLSVAPLALRKAGIILESQGKKADALKIYQEIKSKYVNSPMSQDIDKYIERASN
- the ribH gene encoding 6,7-dimethyl-8-ribityllumazine synthase produces the protein MSTALHNLSDYDLTSVPDASNMCFGIVVSEWNPEITGALLDGAVKTLEKHGAIPENIHVKTVPGSFELVYGAHQMTLNGGYDAIIILGSVIRGETPHFDYICQGVTYGISRLNASCEIPVIYGLLTTDDLQQAKDRSGGKHGNKGDECAIVAIKMAKF
- the lipA gene encoding lipoyl synthase, which encodes MKYIIIPERKTTPQLPFYFAVEEYVARTYTDDDYFMAWRVEPTVMLGRNQLTENEVNIDYCKRNGIHIFRRKSGGGCIYADKGCMQFSYISFAENVNHAFVEYMQGIADMIKSLGINTELSGRNDILVEGKKVAGSAFYRLKGRSVLHNSLLFSTELEHLAQALTPAKEKLQSKGVASVSQRVGNVGNHTDLSIEAFMDYVRKYMCGDEVLELTADDMKHIEEIEKELASDDFTYGKNPKYTEVRKKRFADVGTIQAHIELKNQKIVNINLMGDYFLSGDLDRELLDLLHGVDFTREAVAAAIEGVEMGNVIRNFTTEQFLRLLFGRPPHVMKPDWLKINLTSKKSSGETAGILARHHMNTICTSGLCPNRTECWAARTATLMIGGEICTRKCKFCNTLSGRPNALNPHEPQHVAESIKALNLRYAVITSVDRDDLPDYGADHWVKTVEAVQQLNPDTKIELLIPDFMGKKELIQKVLATKPHVCGHNMETVRRLTPSVRSVAQYDRSLEVLAEIARNGVQAKTGFMLGLGETHEEILETMDDILATGCKRLTLGQYLQPTSKHLPVAAYISPKQFEEYKKIGLAKGFKHVVSGPLVRSSYHAAETM
- a CDS encoding 4Fe-4S binding protein; translation: MKKLQQILMLATCMLVLMVAAIQRDGKVWGRSIKTLLADSVKTAKVDTMRTLDDGTKVINTTELGKDIVGYSGAVPLDIYIKDGKVVQVKALKNAETPEFFEQVKPLLTKWNGKTIEQAQALKVDAVSGATFSSHGIIGNMHRGLAYAAKKAIEPTILEQMNLDAKAVAGLLVVLLAATIPLFYRSKRYHTVQLLLNVVVLGFGCGTFLSWTLFINFMSSGINFWASLVPIIMLITAFAYPLFGKKNYYCTNVCPCGAFQDLAAKTKNKKWRMGANTVKRLNAFRKLLFAVLLVLTLSGIWFEWIDYEVFSAFIFQTASVFVLVLGGVVAVLSFFVPRPYCRFVCPTGTFFKIAEHR
- the panB gene encoding 3-methyl-2-oxobutanoate hydroxymethyltransferase → MGYLSTDKKKITAKTLREMKVAGEKIAQITAYDYTTAKIFDEAGIDSILIGDSASNVMCGNDDTLPITIDEMIYHAKSVAKACSHAFVVCDMPFGSYQINRDEGVRNAIRIMKESGADAVKLEGGSEIIDTIKGILAAGIPVVGHLGLTPQSVHKFGGYSVRAKDESEAAKLLSDAKLLDEAGVCALVLEKVPHKLAAEVSKQIEAPTIGIGAGNETDGQVLVYADAMGMTHGFKPKFLRVFADVSKCMSEGIADYMKCVKEQTFPNEGESY
- a CDS encoding HAD family hydrolase, with amino-acid sequence MIKACLFDLDGVVFNTEPLYTVFWGGIFKEFYPAEQGLELKIKGQTLTQIYDRYFAEQPDRQAEITRRLDEYERQMQYTYVDGLTDFVQQLKQKGVKTAIVTSSNKSKMENVYRQHATFKQLFDAVFTAEDFHESKPSPDGYLTAARALGVEPTDCIVFEDSFNGLRSGLAAKAQVIGLSTTNSVESIKEFTKEVIPNFVGYKLTE
- a CDS encoding DUF3298 domain-containing protein, which encodes MVKKSFICLSVVAAACFFVISCTEKKAKPQLAVPVDKVTMDTTISFSKDEACKIHINYAFLKGNEYAVANDSLLRMGTLQPNYFATSLERLTPQRVISELVRRYGKEYIELARWLKDREHEKSQLNWALNIDTRILPSRDNIIVYISDIAIKTGETTTKYSLCFNIDPKTGRQITLKEAFGDDYNETLTKKIIAQMAKNYDWDDDNAAQAQSKGYFVGIKLYPSANFILHEDSTTFVYSAGEINSKEVRVTIDN
- the rsmG gene encoding 16S rRNA (guanine(527)-N(7))-methyltransferase RsmG; amino-acid sequence: MIDVITKYFPEITARQREQFAALYDLYVDWNAKINVISRKDITNLYEHHVLHSLAIAKFIRFKDGTNVLDFGTGGGFPGIPLAIMFPNANFKMIDGTGKKIKVATEVANAIGLENVLPQHKRGEEEKGKFDFIVSRAVMPLPDLMKIVRKNIAKDNHNALENGVIVLKGGNLNEELQPFSKVAIVENLLQWFTEAWFEEKNLIYVPRV
- a CDS encoding MBL fold metallo-hydrolase, with the translated sequence MVQVKRFVFNMIEENTYILWDDSLECVIIDCGAFYEEERQTIVNFIKENNLKPVHLLATHAHLDHNFGINTINDAFGLLPEVSEKDAPALRSLKEQAQNMFGMQLNYDFPPVGNTFKAGETIKFGQHELAIINTPGHTPGGVTFYCKEENIAFTGDTLFRGSVGRTDFEGGSMFQLISSLRELSQLPDNTVVYSGHGEQTTIGYELAHNPYMDR
- the ruvC gene encoding crossover junction endodeoxyribonuclease RuvC translates to MATVQQRPSKIILGIDPGTNVMGYGVIRTQGNKAEMVVMGVIDMRKEKDVYLRLGKIFERVTGIIEEYLPDEMAIEAPFFGKNIQSMLKLGRAQGVAIAAAIQRDIPIHEYAPLKIKMAITGNGAASKDQVAGMLQRLLHLQDNEMPQFMDATDALGAAYCHFLQSNRPETDAKHYGSWKDFAVKNKSRISNK